In the Symmachiella macrocystis genome, GATCGTCCAGGATCAACTCACCATGTGCGGCAGAGGCCAAGGCATTTGCGACGCGTAGCTGTCGATCCGCTACCGGTACCTGCTGCATCAGCAATCGTACGGCGGTCTCAACGTCTGGGCCGACGGCGGGGCGGATGGTAATCATACTCTCCCCCCCTGAAGGCAGGTGATGCCTACGGCGATGGCTGGGCTATCCAAATGAAATAGATGTACGCGCATACTCAATGCACAATCGCGCAAGATCTGGGGAGAAGGGGAAGCTACGATGCCGCAGATCGCCCCATTGCGCAACGCAGCTTGGAAAATCCACAACGTCCCCGCAACCAAAGCAATCAGGAATGACCGGCCACGAATCGAGTCGAGAAGCCGGTTGCTTGCAGAATACGGCGCTCAGGTCTGGATTTCAATCGCAGTCGTTGCGCCGTCGGCACACGCGGCTTACATGCGGCAGCAGCCAGGACTGCAGGGGGGAGCATCGCTCGGGGGACAAGCGTTGGAGATCGGCAAACCACCCGCAGTGCGGGTGGCGTGTGCCGCTGGAGCGCTGAGCAACTTCTCCAACTTGCCAGCACCACAATCAGGGCATTTTACCTGTTCGCCGTTTCTCACAAGGAGTTCAAACTCATGCTGACAGGCCGAGCAGGCGTACTCAAATATCGGCATGGCAAAAAAACGCCTTCGGTTTAAAGTTCGTTCAGCGGTTCGAAATAAGGTCCGCGCTGAAACTGCTGTTGTGGCGGTGATTGAAAATTAAGGGAACCTCCCACGCCGAGCATATTGGATTCGGCACCAGTCCCACCGCGGTGCATGTGGCGAAAATCACCGAACTGCGACGCATTGGCAGCTGGGGTCGGATGAGACCCAAAACTCGAATCGACAAACGAGACAGGTTCGCTTTGGCCATCGATCATGGGGGTTGAACCCACAAAAATCAAGAGCGCCACGCAAGCTGCCGCCAACGTGGCTGTCGGCAGCCAACTCGGAAAGCCGCGCTGCGTCTGCAAAACGGTGGCCGGAGAAATCTGGGCACGCAACCGTGGCCACAGGGATTCCCCGCGAATCTCAGTGGGAGTTTCGCTCACGACACGCATGATCGTCCGACTGTCGGTGAGATCCTGTAATGCCTCACGGCAAACGGGACACTGAGCGATATGTCTACGGGCGGCGACCGCCTCGTTGACTTCCAATTCATCGCCGACCAGCAGGGCCAACTTATGTTGAAAATCATGACAACTCATCGGTGAATTCCTCGCCCCCTAAAAAGGTATCGACAACGTCTTGATCCAAATTCCGCTTTTCCCAGAGCTTTTGAAAACGCGTCCGGGCTTCCGCCAATCGCCAACGAATCGTGGCTTCCTTGCGGTTTTCAATCGCGGCAATTTCCGAAGTAGAGAAGTTCTCCAAATCCCGTAAAACCAGTACCTTGCGGTATTTCTCCGGAATCTGCTCTAAAACGTGCTGCACCTCCTGCCGCAGGTCAATCTCCTGACGCGGGTCGTCGGTCGATGGATCGGGTGACTTTTCCGAAGCACTTTCAGAAAAAAGCGACGTCCAACCGCGACGTTTTCTGCGTCGCAAATAATCCAATGCCAAATTCACGCCGATGCGAAACAACCAGGGACCAAATCGCCGCGAGGGATCAAACTGATCCAATCGTTCAAAGGCACGGAGAAACGTTTCCTGAGCCAAGTCACGTGATAGCTCCGTGTCATGCACGAACCGCAGAATCACGCCAATCAGCCGCCGTTCGTAGCGTGTCACCAGCCCGCCGTAAGCATCCTTGTCGCCACGGCGCACATCTTCCACCAAACGGGCGTCACTGAGCGTAACCCCGGATTCCTCAAGATCGGTTGTGCCGGCCTCGTTTTTTGACATTAAAATCATAAGCAATTCCCTTCACGCCGTTCGTCGTTAACTACGTGCGTGAAGACATTGCTGTTGGAAAGTAATGGCGAACTCTTGTGTCGCCAAGTCGGCCCCTGCCGACAGGAGCCATAACCCCATTCATGGAAACAGGTTGCGAAACCAACCCCAAGGCAGGTCGATTCAGATTCATGACCTCCCAATTCCAATTTAATTCGCTACTCTTCTAGTTTACACCATTGCGCACGGAAAATCGGCAAACCCAGCTTCCGTTTCTTCCGCTCAAAACTCGTATGGTAATCCATGTCGTTTTCCGGCGAACGCTCTGGAGGGGTCGTTCGCGGGCCAAATGCGGGGTGTTCGTCGACCATTTTCACTGCCACATCGAAGTATTCTTCGACATCAGTCCAAAAATGCAGCTTGCCTCCCGGAATCAAAATCCGCCGGACATGCTCCACCAGCACAGTATCAAATACACGGCGCGGCTTGTGCCGCCGTTTCCACCAGGGATCCGGAAAATAAACGTGCACTCCCGCCACACTGGCCGAAGCAATACGCTCACCCAGCACAACTTTCGCATCACCACCCAAAAATCGGACATTGGACAACTCGCGTTTAGCAACCCGCAGAGCCGCTCGCCGCCCTTCGCGATAGTTAATCTCAATTCCCAAGAAATTTGACTCGGGACGTCGCTGCCCCTCATTGAACAGAAACAAACCGCGACCAGCTCCGACTTCAACTTCAACCGGATGGTCGTTTCCAAAGTAGTCCTGCCAGTCAAACGGGCCTTCGATATCGGCGAGAATCTGAAAGTACGGACGAAGGTCAATCTGGGGTGCTAAAGCCATATGCGTCGATTCGGTCGTCACTAAAAGTCGATGTTGAAAACTCGTTGAAAATTTGCAGCGGCAGCGTCCGATGGGGGGCTGCCGCTTCTGGTTTGTCAACCAGTGCCGCTCACAACGACAAACTAAGCAGACGTTGAGTGACAACTAGCTCGATTTGGTTTCTCGTTTAATCGGCACGCCGATGATGGTGCCGCTAAAGACCATTTTTCCGTCGACAACCCCCTGCACGGTATTCACCGCACGGATATTGGGACGTAATTTCGTGCAACGAGCCATGAGAATCAGACGGCTGCCGGGATAGACGGGAGCACGGAAGCGAATCTCATCCATGCCGCCAAATCCGAGGAAATCCCCGCCCAGCAGGTCATACTTGCGCGCATAAAAGCCGGCCAATTGGGCGGCCGCTTCGCAAATGATGACGCCCGGCATCAACGGAAATCCGGGCATATGGCCCGCCACCCAAAACTCTTCTTCGGTGACATCCAAATAGCCGACAACGCCATGGTTATCGCGATCAACGTGCACAATCGCCGTCAAATGCTCCATCTGATTGCGTTGTGGGTTGATCCGACGAATG is a window encoding:
- a CDS encoding FmdB family zinc ribbon protein; this encodes MPIFEYACSACQHEFELLVRNGEQVKCPDCGAGKLEKLLSAPAAHATRTAGGLPISNACPPSDAPPCSPGCCRM
- a CDS encoding anti-sigma factor family protein — its product is MSCHDFQHKLALLVGDELEVNEAVAARRHIAQCPVCREALQDLTDSRTIMRVVSETPTEIRGESLWPRLRAQISPATVLQTQRGFPSWLPTATLAAACVALLIFVGSTPMIDGQSEPVSFVDSSFGSHPTPAANASQFGDFRHMHRGGTGAESNMLGVGGSLNFQSPPQQQFQRGPYFEPLNEL
- a CDS encoding RNA polymerase sigma factor produces the protein MILMSKNEAGTTDLEESGVTLSDARLVEDVRRGDKDAYGGLVTRYERRLIGVILRFVHDTELSRDLAQETFLRAFERLDQFDPSRRFGPWLFRIGVNLALDYLRRRKRRGWTSLFSESASEKSPDPSTDDPRQEIDLRQEVQHVLEQIPEKYRKVLVLRDLENFSTSEIAAIENRKEATIRWRLAEARTRFQKLWEKRNLDQDVVDTFLGGEEFTDELS
- the trmB gene encoding tRNA (guanosine(46)-N7)-methyltransferase TrmB; protein product: MALAPQIDLRPYFQILADIEGPFDWQDYFGNDHPVEVEVGAGRGLFLFNEGQRRPESNFLGIEINYREGRRAALRVAKRELSNVRFLGGDAKVVLGERIASASVAGVHVYFPDPWWKRRHKPRRVFDTVLVEHVRRILIPGGKLHFWTDVEEYFDVAVKMVDEHPAFGPRTTPPERSPENDMDYHTSFERKKRKLGLPIFRAQWCKLEE
- a CDS encoding 3-hydroxyacyl-ACP dehydratase FabZ family protein; amino-acid sequence: MPPPLLYDLDQIDFSKPIFDIDAIRRINPQRNQMEHLTAIVHVDRDNHGVVGYLDVTEEEFWVAGHMPGFPLMPGVIICEAAAQLAGFYARKYDLLGGDFLGFGGMDEIRFRAPVYPGSRLILMARCTKLRPNIRAVNTVQGVVDGKMVFSGTIIGVPIKRETKSS